The proteins below come from a single Zea mays cultivar B73 chromosome 8, Zm-B73-REFERENCE-NAM-5.0, whole genome shotgun sequence genomic window:
- the LOC103635363 gene encoding DELLA protein GAI-like, with protein sequence MDAHTTHIVARKNTSLSFTSNELMDHFPFAWLPMDPFTAMALSGTLSPSFSTTSTNDTMYNLNPALYASLVPPIRKPATPTTLEVGRQCKEEEDASIRLVHLLITCTSAIETGDYSIAQGNLSEARKILGEIPTSTGIGRVGKHFIDALVQRLFPAYPHAAPPSPSPSTSIDLHNNFYDAGPYLKFAYSTANQAILKAIKGYNHVHIIDFSLMQGLQWPALMDVFSAREGGPPKLRITGIGPNPIGGRDELHEVGIRLAKYAHSVGIDFTFQGVCVDQLDRLCDWMLLKPIKGEAVAINSILQLHRLLVDPDANPVVPAPIDILLKLVIKINPMIFTVVEHEADHNRPPLLERFTNALFHYATMFDSLEAMHRCTSGRDITDSLTEVYLRGEIFDIVCGEGSARTERHELFGHWRERLTYAGLTQVWFDPDEVDTLKDQLIHVTSLSGSGFNILVCDGSLALAWHNRPLYVATAWCVTGGNAASSMVGNICKGTNDSRRKENRNGPME encoded by the coding sequence ATGGATGCTCACACCACTCACATTGTTGCAAGAAAGAACACTTCGCTTTCATTCACCTCAAATGAGCTCATGGATCATTTTCCCTTCGCTTGGTTACCCATGGACCCCTTCACAGCCATGGCGCTCAGCGGTACCCTCTCACCCTCATTCTCTACCACATCTACCAATGATACCATGTACAACCTTAACCCAGCGTTGTATGCATCCCTCGTGCCACCAATAAGGAAACCTGCAACCCCGACCACACTAGAGGTAGGGAGGCAATGCAAGGAGGAGGAGGATGCATCCATTCGTCTGGTGCACCTGCTTATCACTTGCACCAGTGCCATTGAGACTGGTGACTACTCGATCGCACAAGGAAACTTGTCTGAGGCACGCAAGATTCTTGGGGAAATCCCAACTTCGACCGGGATTGGCCGTGTTGGGAAACACTTCATCGACGCACTAGTTCAACGCCtcttcccggcatatccgcacgcAGCACCaccttctccatctccttctaCATCGATCGATCTGCACAACAATTTTTATGATGCAGGTCCCTACCTAAAGTTCGCCTACTCCACTGCCAACCAAGCAATCCTCAAAGCAATCAAAGGATACAACCATGTACACATAATTGACTTTTCCCTGATGCAAGGTCTCCAGTGGCCGGCACTCATGGATGTCTTCTCCGCCCGTGAGGGTGGGCCACCAAAGCTCCGAATCACAGGCATTGGCCCGAACCCAATAGGTGGCCGTGACGAGCTCCATGAAGTGGGAATTCGCCTCGCCAAGTATGCACACTCGGTGGGTATCGACTTCACTTTCCAGGGAGTCTGTGTCGATCAGCTTGATAGGTTGTGCGATTGGATGCTTCTCAAACCAATCAAAGGAGAGGCAGTTGCCATAAACTCCATCCTACAGCTCCATCGCCTCCTCGTTGACCCAGATGCAAACCCAGTGGTGCCCGCACCAATAGATATCCTCCTCAAATTGGTCATCAAGATAAACCCCATGATCTTCACGGTGGTTGAGCATGAGGCAGATCACAACAGACCACCACTACTAGAGAGGTTCACTAATGCCCTCTTCCACTATGCGACCATGTTTGACTCTTTGGAGGCCATGCATCGTTGTACCAGTGGTAGAGACATCACCGACTCACTCACAGAGGTGTACCTTCGAGGTGAGATTTTTGACATTGTCTGCGGCGAGGGCAGTGCACGCACCGAACGTCATGAGTTGTTTGGTCACTGGAGGGAGAGGCTCACCTATGCTGGGCTAACTCAAGTGTGGTTCGACCCCGATGAGGTTGACACGCTAAAAGACCAGTTGATCCATGTGACATCCTTATCTGGCTCTGGGTTCAACATCCTAGTGTGTGATGGCAGCCTTGCACTAGCGTGGCATAATCGCCCGTTATATGTGGCAACAGCTTGGTGTGTGACAGGAGGAAATGCTGCCAGTTCCATGGTTGGCAACATCTGTAAGGGTACAAATGATAGTAGAAGAAAGGAAAACCGTAATGGACCCATGGAGTAG